The Candidatus Neomarinimicrobiota bacterium genomic interval GCCATTCATAATAGCCAGGTAATCCTAAACCAGAATTTTGTAATATATTGATAACATCTTTATAAGTAATGCCATCCTCTTTGAAAGGAAGTCTAGGGATAATGTTTTTTCCCTTTTTCTTCCTATATCCTACTCGATCTTCATCGGCCCTAATAGCAATGTAGCTAAAAACCAAATCATCTCCTATATAAGCCTCAAAAGGCTTAAGCTTTAGTTGGCGAGTACACCATCTATGTTGCGGAGATGGCAAAACGCCATTATAGTATTTTAACCAGTAATCAAAATCCCCCTTAGGTTTGATTACCTGTATATCAATGTTTAAAACAGCCTTTATTTTTTCTAGGTACTCGTAAGTCTCCGGCAACTCACAACCGCTGTCCATAAAAACATACTCCATATCCAAGTCGGGATATTTGTCGCGCATGTAAACGGCCA includes:
- a CDS encoding phosphoadenosine phosphosulfate reductase family protein — translated: AVYMRDKYPDLDMEYVFMDSGCELPETYEYLEKIKAVLNIDIQVIKPKGDFDYWLKYYNGVLPSPQHRWCTRQLKLKPFEAYIGDDLVFSYIAIRADEDRVGYRKKKGKNIIPRLPFKEDGITYKDVINILQNSGLGLPGYYEWRSRSGCYFCFFQSDAEWIGLKKYHPEKFEKACQYEENHSDGRIYTWRGRRGGKPLFLRDLKNVELLEKKQSHEESDNKKLSKKLPKYINLTGINVNDILI